A single window of Psychromonas ingrahamii 37 DNA harbors:
- the htpG gene encoding molecular chaperone HtpG, which yields MEHQQNHTFSADTGKLLKLMIHSLYSNKEIFLRELVSNAADAADKLRFKALSDGSLFENDGDLRVRLSFDADLKTITISDNGIGMSRDEVIEHLGTIAKSGTSDFFEQLSGDQVKDSQLIGQFGVGFYSSFIVADKVTVNTRKAGEPASQGTCWISTGESDYTVADIEKAGRGTEITLHLRDDETEFLNDYKLRGIVSKYSDHISIPVEMFKEATEESEGSDGEKVPATEATWEAVNKATALWSCSKSELKDEEYKEFYKHIANDFEDPLTWSHNKVEGEQAYTSLLYIPKRAPYDLWNREKAHGLKLYVQRVFVMDDAEQFMPTYLRFVKGVLDSNDLPLNVSREILQDTRVTAKLRSGCTKRVLDLLTKLAKKDDDAYNLFWKEFGQVLKEGPAEDSSNKEKIGKLFRFSSTETDSTEQTVSLDAYISRMTEGQDKIYYITADSFNAAKNSPHLEVLREKGIEVLLLSDRIDEWLLSHLPEYDGKTFTSVTQGDLDLGKLDSEEKKKEQEKQETEFASFVERVKAVLGDKVKDVRLTHRLTSTPSCIVADNDDMSTQMAKLMAQMGQPVPESKPVFELNPEHVMIVKLADMADEDLFAQWSELLLEQAILSEKGSLDDPSEFVGRINKLLLA from the coding sequence ATGGAACATCAACAAAATCATACTTTTAGCGCGGATACCGGCAAACTTCTTAAGTTAATGATTCATTCTTTATATTCCAATAAAGAAATATTCTTACGTGAACTTGTCTCTAATGCAGCAGATGCTGCCGATAAGTTACGTTTTAAAGCACTTTCTGACGGTTCTTTATTTGAAAATGATGGTGACTTACGTGTTCGTTTGAGCTTTGATGCAGATCTTAAAACTATTACTATTAGTGATAATGGTATCGGTATGAGCCGAGATGAAGTTATCGAACACTTAGGTACTATTGCAAAATCAGGTACCAGTGATTTCTTTGAGCAACTTTCTGGTGATCAAGTTAAAGATTCGCAACTTATAGGTCAGTTTGGTGTTGGTTTTTATTCTTCATTTATTGTTGCAGACAAAGTCACTGTTAATACGCGTAAAGCGGGCGAGCCAGCTTCTCAAGGTACCTGCTGGATTTCTACTGGCGAGTCAGATTACACCGTTGCTGATATAGAAAAAGCGGGTCGTGGTACTGAAATAACGCTTCACCTTCGAGATGATGAAACTGAATTTTTAAATGACTACAAATTACGTGGTATTGTTTCTAAATATTCTGATCACATCAGTATTCCTGTTGAAATGTTCAAAGAAGCAACTGAAGAGTCTGAAGGTTCTGATGGCGAAAAAGTTCCTGCGACAGAAGCAACTTGGGAAGCCGTCAATAAAGCGACAGCACTTTGGAGTTGCTCTAAGAGCGAACTTAAAGATGAAGAATATAAAGAGTTTTATAAACATATTGCTAATGACTTTGAAGATCCTCTAACATGGAGCCACAACAAAGTTGAAGGTGAGCAAGCCTATACAAGCTTACTTTATATCCCTAAACGTGCTCCTTATGATCTTTGGAACCGTGAAAAAGCGCATGGTCTAAAACTGTATGTTCAACGTGTCTTTGTTATGGATGATGCAGAGCAGTTCATGCCAACTTACTTACGTTTTGTAAAAGGTGTGCTTGACTCAAACGACCTACCATTAAATGTTTCTCGTGAAATCTTACAAGATACACGTGTTACCGCCAAGTTACGCAGCGGATGTACTAAACGTGTTCTTGATTTGCTTACCAAGCTTGCTAAAAAAGATGATGACGCATACAACCTGTTCTGGAAAGAGTTTGGTCAAGTATTAAAAGAAGGTCCTGCTGAAGATTCATCAAACAAAGAAAAAATCGGCAAGCTATTCCGTTTCTCTTCGACTGAAACTGATTCAACTGAACAAACTGTTTCTTTAGATGCGTATATCAGCCGTATGACTGAAGGACAAGATAAGATTTATTACATTACTGCTGATAGTTTTAATGCGGCAAAAAATAGTCCTCACTTAGAAGTGTTACGTGAAAAAGGTATCGAAGTATTATTACTTTCAGATCGTATTGATGAATGGTTATTAAGCCATTTACCTGAATATGATGGCAAAACTTTTACTTCTGTTACCCAGGGAGATCTTGATTTAGGTAAGCTTGACAGTGAAGAAAAGAAAAAAGAACAAGAAAAACAAGAAACTGAATTTGCCAGCTTTGTTGAGCGTGTAAAAGCTGTCTTAGGTGATAAAGTTAAAGATGTACGTTTAACGCATCGCCTAACATCAACGCCTTCTTGTATCGTAGCTGACAACGATGATATGAGCACACAAATGGCTAAATTAATGGCTCAAATGGGACAACCAGTACCAGAGAGCAAACCCGTCTTTGAACTGAATCCTGAACATGTAATGATTGTTAAATTAGCTGATATGGCTGATGAAGACTTATTTGCCCAGTGGTCAGAACTATTACTTGAACAAGCAATTTTATCTGAGAAAGGCAGTTTAGATGATCCTTCTGAATTTGTTGGCCGCATCAACAAGCTGCTACTCGCTTAA
- a CDS encoding ribosomal protein uL16 3-hydroxylase, whose amino-acid sequence MFELNLDINDFLDTYWQKKPTVIKQGFVDFEDPIMPDEMAGLAMEEELESRLIYQEDGEWQALSGPFTSFERLENDGATLLVQAVDHWHPDAQELIRPFRFLPNWRIDDLMISYSTPKGGVGPHIDNYDVFIIQGLGKRHWRVGDKGALPEFAAHDALKHCESFDAIIDVELEPGDILYIPAGYPHEGYSIETSLNYSIGFRAPDQNDLLSSFTDYCIDTNPAPERYADKEMLLREKPGQIETPELNELHRIMLANCATPEMLMPWFGRMISEAKHDLDIAEPEQPHTAQSILEQLEEGAQFVRLGGLHAVYFEQAPELLFINGEQFNCEGFTELGHHLCDQDEVGGELYDLLIENKNALILFTDLVNQGYWYAA is encoded by the coding sequence ATGTTCGAACTTAATTTAGATATTAACGATTTTCTTGACACCTACTGGCAGAAAAAACCAACCGTTATCAAACAAGGTTTTGTTGATTTTGAAGATCCGATTATGCCCGATGAAATGGCCGGATTAGCAATGGAAGAAGAGCTTGAGAGCCGCCTTATTTATCAAGAGGATGGTGAATGGCAAGCACTGAGCGGTCCTTTTACAAGCTTTGAAAGATTGGAAAATGATGGTGCAACATTATTAGTACAAGCAGTGGATCACTGGCATCCCGATGCACAGGAGTTAATACGACCTTTCCGCTTTTTACCTAACTGGCGGATTGATGATCTAATGATCAGCTACTCCACGCCAAAAGGTGGAGTAGGCCCACATATTGATAATTATGATGTATTTATTATTCAAGGCCTTGGAAAACGCCATTGGCGGGTTGGTGATAAAGGAGCATTACCAGAATTTGCTGCCCATGATGCACTTAAACATTGTGAGTCCTTTGATGCCATTATTGATGTCGAACTTGAACCGGGTGATATTCTGTACATTCCCGCCGGTTATCCACATGAAGGTTATTCGATTGAAACATCACTTAATTACAGCATCGGATTTCGTGCCCCTGATCAAAATGATCTATTAAGCAGTTTTACCGATTACTGTATCGATACGAATCCAGCACCAGAACGTTATGCAGACAAGGAAATGTTATTACGTGAAAAGCCGGGGCAAATTGAAACTCCCGAGCTTAACGAATTACACCGTATCATGTTAGCCAATTGTGCAACGCCAGAAATGCTTATGCCTTGGTTTGGCCGTATGATTAGCGAAGCTAAACATGATCTTGATATAGCCGAACCCGAGCAACCTCATACGGCACAATCTATATTAGAGCAGCTGGAAGAGGGAGCACAATTTGTAAGGTTAGGTGGATTACACGCGGTCTACTTTGAACAAGCCCCGGAATTACTGTTTATTAATGGAGAGCAATTTAATTGTGAAGGTTTTACCGAGTTAGGGCATCATCTTTGCGATCAAGATGAGGTCGGTGGTGAATTATATGATCTGTTAATTGAAAATAAAAATGCGCTAATACTATTTACTGATTTAGTGAATCAGGGTTACTGGTATGCAGCTTAA
- a CDS encoding ferrochelatase: MSIENKALFLDRSGEKYDYIRCLNDNDQHIQMMEALVKNN, from the coding sequence TTGTCGATCGAAAATAAAGCATTATTTTTAGACCGTAGTGGTGAAAAATACGACTATATTCGATGCTTGAATGATAACGATCAGCATATACAAATGATGGAAGCTTTAGTAAAAAATAACTAG
- the purB gene encoding adenylosuccinate lyase produces MELSGLTAVSPVDGRYGSKTQLLRTIFSEFGLIKFRVQVEVRWLQKLAETADIAEVPAFSADANAHLDAIVSEFSEADAARIKAIEATTNHDVKAVEYFLKEKVANVAELNAISEFIHFACTSEDINNLSHALMLTTAKKDVILPYCNKIIAAIAAKAHEYKAMPMMSRTHGQPASPTTMGKEMANVVARLRRQVKQIEATEMLGKTNGAVGNYNAHLSAYPEVNWEEFAEQFVTSLGVTFNPYTTQIEPHDYIAELFDAIARFNTILLDFDRDVWGYICLGHFKQKTIAGEIGSSTMPHKVNPIDFENSEGNLGLANALFDHLAAKLPVSRWQRDLTDSTVLRNLGVAIGYSVIAYEASLKGISKLEANEANMLKDLDSNWEVLAEPIQTVMRRYGIEKPYEKLKELTRGKRVDGPGMAQFIDTLDLTDAVKAELKAMTPANYIGQAINLVDKLTD; encoded by the coding sequence ATGGAACTTTCAGGACTAACAGCTGTATCACCAGTTGATGGCCGTTACGGTAGCAAAACCCAACTTTTACGCACCATTTTCAGCGAATTTGGTTTAATCAAATTCCGCGTGCAAGTTGAGGTTCGCTGGTTACAAAAGCTGGCTGAAACTGCTGATATCGCAGAAGTTCCTGCTTTCTCAGCGGATGCTAATGCACATCTTGATGCTATTGTATCTGAGTTCAGTGAGGCGGATGCTGCCCGCATTAAAGCCATTGAAGCGACAACGAACCATGATGTTAAAGCGGTTGAGTACTTCTTAAAAGAGAAAGTTGCAAATGTTGCTGAATTGAATGCTATTTCGGAATTTATCCACTTTGCCTGTACTTCTGAAGATATTAACAATCTATCTCATGCATTAATGCTTACTACCGCTAAAAAAGACGTTATTCTTCCTTACTGCAATAAAATTATTGCGGCGATCGCGGCTAAAGCACATGAATATAAAGCAATGCCAATGATGTCCCGTACCCATGGTCAGCCAGCTTCTCCAACAACAATGGGTAAAGAAATGGCTAACGTTGTTGCACGGTTACGACGTCAAGTAAAACAAATTGAAGCAACAGAAATGTTAGGTAAAACGAATGGCGCGGTGGGTAACTACAACGCTCACCTGAGCGCTTACCCAGAAGTGAACTGGGAAGAGTTTGCTGAACAGTTTGTGACCAGCTTAGGGGTGACATTCAATCCTTATACGACGCAAATTGAACCACATGACTACATCGCCGAGCTGTTTGATGCGATTGCACGTTTTAATACTATTCTTTTAGACTTTGACCGTGACGTATGGGGTTATATCTGCCTTGGCCACTTCAAACAAAAAACCATTGCCGGTGAAATTGGCTCTTCAACCATGCCGCATAAAGTTAACCCGATTGATTTTGAAAATTCTGAAGGTAACTTAGGCCTAGCAAACGCGCTCTTTGATCACTTAGCGGCAAAACTGCCCGTTTCTCGCTGGCAGCGTGATTTGACGGATTCAACAGTATTACGTAACTTAGGTGTTGCAATCGGTTACTCTGTTATTGCCTATGAAGCAAGTTTAAAAGGTATCAGCAAGTTAGAAGCAAACGAAGCAAACATGCTAAAAGATCTGGATTCAAACTGGGAAGTATTAGCAGAGCCAATCCAAACAGTAATGCGTCGTTACGGTATTGAAAAACCCTATGAAAAATTGAAAGAATTAACCCGTGGCAAACGTGTTGATGGTCCTGGTATGGCGCAGTTTATCGATACACTTGATCTCACTGATGCGGTTAAAGCAGAGCTTAAGGCGATGACACCCGCTAATTACATCGGTCAGGCAATAAACTTAGTCGATAAATTAACTGACTAA
- a CDS encoding universal stress protein: protein MMNYEHILVTVNLTKINQQVIDRALSLAKATGAKVSFIHVDLSCTENFSILRECDETPAEEISNSKSASKEELQRQLQALADRADYPITNTLVVSGGLRYKLEQTIRKMDVDLLVCGHHHNFWSRVVSSVRELVDTSPIDLLIVHLDD from the coding sequence ATGATGAACTATGAGCATATTTTAGTTACTGTTAATTTAACTAAAATCAACCAACAAGTCATTGATCGAGCGTTATCATTAGCAAAAGCGACGGGCGCTAAAGTTTCATTCATTCATGTGGATCTCAGTTGTACAGAGAACTTTTCTATTTTAAGGGAGTGTGATGAAACGCCTGCTGAAGAGATATCTAATTCGAAGAGTGCATCGAAAGAGGAATTACAACGGCAGTTGCAGGCATTAGCTGATCGGGCTGATTACCCTATTACAAATACATTGGTCGTAAGCGGTGGATTGCGTTATAAATTGGAACAAACTATTCGAAAAATGGATGTTGACCTGCTCGTTTGTGGACACCATCATAATTTTTGGAGCCGTGTTGTCTCTTCAGTGCGTGAGCTAGTGGACACTTCTCCTATAGATTTACTTATTGTTCATCTAGATGACTGA
- the dauA gene encoding C4-dicarboxylic acid transporter DauA, producing MSHRAHLFSLRIAYAMRESFINNTYSRHDLLKDLLSGISVGIIAIPLAMALAIASGVPPQYGLYTAAVAGILIPLVGGSRFSVSGPTAAFVVIIQPIVFQYGLSGLLVTTVLSGILLLAMAFLRLGRYIEYVPQAVTLGFTGGIAVVIAILQVDEFIGIEITEFPTHFYEKVGVLIAEIPGFDITSLFVGAITLLVLIIWPYFVKSIPPHLPALVVGGVAAVVLESIHLPVATIGSTYQFLFPDGSMGHGIPPFLPNFELPWLRQLPGDPVLIWNLSLFTDLLSAAVAIAALGAIESLLCAVVLDEMSQTRHSANSELLGQGIGNIVTPFLGGITATGAIARSATNYKSGAKSPLSGVFHGIFIILAILFAAPLLSYIPMPSMAALLLIVAWKMGEFHKSLNLLKTASKSDIAVFLTCFSLTILFDMVIAIIAGILLASLLFVRSMSELTELKNTTEKYYSVQPAGQLFKVFDINGPLFFAAADRIFGELGFLLTQECDGILLNLENASMIDSGGISSLLKLIEECNASGTKIHLSNMNRPVARALIKARLKRDQRIALFTTVQAAQAAFLKK from the coding sequence TTGTCCCATCGTGCCCACCTGTTTTCTCTGCGTATCGCTTATGCGATGCGCGAATCTTTTATAAACAATACTTACTCACGGCATGATCTGCTCAAAGATTTATTGTCCGGGATTTCCGTTGGAATTATCGCTATTCCGCTGGCAATGGCACTGGCTATTGCTTCCGGGGTTCCACCGCAGTATGGTCTCTACACCGCAGCCGTAGCGGGTATTTTGATTCCTCTGGTGGGGGGCTCACGCTTTAGCGTTTCAGGGCCGACTGCTGCCTTTGTGGTGATTATTCAACCTATTGTTTTTCAATATGGCTTATCTGGTTTACTGGTTACCACTGTGCTATCGGGTATCCTGCTGCTCGCGATGGCTTTTTTACGGCTGGGGCGATATATTGAATATGTACCGCAAGCCGTTACCTTAGGTTTCACGGGGGGGATTGCCGTGGTCATTGCCATTTTGCAGGTTGATGAATTTATCGGTATAGAAATCACTGAGTTCCCTACCCATTTTTATGAAAAAGTGGGGGTATTAATTGCCGAGATACCTGGATTTGATATTACTTCGTTATTTGTTGGTGCAATCACCCTGTTGGTATTGATTATCTGGCCCTATTTTGTCAAATCAATTCCGCCACATTTACCTGCGCTTGTGGTTGGCGGGGTAGCTGCAGTAGTGCTTGAATCAATACATCTGCCCGTTGCAACCATTGGCTCAACTTATCAATTTTTATTTCCTGATGGCTCAATGGGTCACGGTATTCCTCCTTTTCTGCCCAATTTTGAGCTTCCCTGGCTGCGGCAGTTACCTGGCGACCCTGTCTTAATCTGGAATCTTTCACTCTTTACTGATCTGCTCTCTGCTGCAGTTGCGATCGCTGCGCTCGGGGCAATCGAATCGCTACTTTGTGCCGTCGTCCTTGATGAAATGAGCCAAACGCGCCATAGCGCAAACAGTGAATTATTGGGTCAGGGTATCGGTAATATTGTTACCCCTTTTCTAGGCGGGATCACGGCGACCGGTGCCATTGCCCGATCTGCTACAAATTATAAAAGCGGCGCCAAAAGCCCATTGTCCGGGGTCTTCCATGGGATTTTTATTATATTGGCTATTTTATTCGCGGCCCCTCTTTTATCTTATATTCCAATGCCAAGTATGGCGGCTTTATTGCTTATCGTGGCATGGAAAATGGGCGAATTTCACAAATCACTGAACCTCTTAAAAACAGCCAGTAAAAGTGATATTGCGGTGTTTCTTACCTGTTTTTCACTGACTATTCTGTTTGATATGGTAATTGCTATTATCGCCGGTATTTTGCTCGCTTCATTATTATTTGTGCGCAGCATGTCAGAATTGACTGAGCTTAAAAATACCACTGAAAAATATTATTCAGTGCAACCCGCGGGTCAATTATTTAAAGTTTTTGATATTAATGGTCCGCTGTTTTTTGCTGCTGCTGATAGGATTTTTGGTGAGTTAGGCTTCTTATTAACGCAGGAATGTGATGGGATTTTATTAAATCTAGAAAATGCCTCGATGATTGATTCGGGTGGTATCTCATCATTATTAAAGTTAATCGAGGAATGTAACGCTTCCGGTACTAAAATTCACCTCAGCAATATGAACCGACCGGTTGCACGGGCGCTTATCAAAGCTAGGTTGAAGAGGGATCAGCGGATCGCTTTATTTACTACTGTTCAAGCCGCTCAAGCTGCCTTTTTGAAAAAGTAA
- a CDS encoding universal stress protein, translating into MSYKHILVAVDLSRSSEFIVAKAVSLAKDSNAAISLIYVDVDYADNFTGLSYSEFNKLAPISGRSIILEKELQELAKQIDYPITNTLFVSGDLNKNLQVTVKEIGADLLVCGHHHDFWSRLLSSVRKLVNSSLIDMLIVQL; encoded by the coding sequence ATGAGTTATAAACATATATTAGTCGCTGTTGATTTATCACGGTCAAGCGAATTTATTGTTGCTAAGGCTGTTTCACTGGCTAAAGATAGTAATGCTGCCATCTCACTTATTTATGTTGATGTAGATTATGCAGATAATTTCACAGGGTTAAGTTATTCAGAGTTTAATAAATTAGCGCCCATTAGTGGAAGAAGCATTATATTGGAAAAAGAGTTACAAGAATTAGCTAAACAAATTGATTATCCTATCACTAATACTTTATTTGTAAGCGGTGATTTAAATAAAAATCTGCAGGTAACCGTTAAGGAGATAGGTGCTGACTTATTAGTGTGCGGACACCATCACGACTTTTGGAGCCGTTTACTCTCTTCGGTACGCAAGTTGGTGAACTCATCATTAATAGATATGTTAATTGTCCAATTGTAG
- a CDS encoding NlpC/P60 family protein: protein MVNKLKVSCCSIILLIMLSACSSSSPVAGQSESFKKITDGTLMEEVASVLLRNEFDIWEGTPYRFGGTNKQGIDCSALIQKIYLSSFNLKLPRTTKRQSRQGYLINKSKLQVGDLVFFKTSLTDNHVGIFIGNGLFLHASSSQGVMISVLNNSYWRSKYWQSRRILN, encoded by the coding sequence ATGGTAAATAAGTTAAAGGTGAGCTGCTGCTCTATTATTTTATTAATCATGCTGAGTGCATGTTCGAGTTCTTCCCCTGTTGCGGGGCAATCAGAATCTTTTAAAAAAATAACAGATGGAACATTGATGGAAGAGGTCGCCAGTGTTTTATTACGTAATGAATTTGATATTTGGGAAGGTACTCCCTATCGCTTTGGCGGAACGAATAAGCAGGGTATAGATTGTTCAGCCTTGATACAAAAAATCTACTTAAGCAGTTTCAATCTAAAATTGCCGCGCACCACTAAAAGACAATCTCGGCAAGGTTATCTTATTAATAAAAGTAAATTACAGGTGGGTGACTTGGTGTTTTTCAAAACAAGTTTAACTGATAATCATGTTGGTATTTTTATTGGTAATGGTCTATTTTTACACGCTTCCAGCAGCCAGGGGGTGATGATCTCCGTATTAAATAATAGCTATTGGCGTTCCAAATATTGGCAGTCCCGACGCATCCTCAACTGA
- the mnmA gene encoding tRNA 2-thiouridine(34) synthase MnmA: MTDNSQVKVIVGMSGGVDSSVSAYLLQQQGYLVEGLFMKNWEEDDTDQYCAAAQDLEDAQSVCDKLGIPLHTINFAAEYWDNVFEHFLAEYKAGRTPNPDIMCNKEIKFKAFLEFAAEDLGADYIATGHYVRRREVDGHVQLLRGLDNNKDQSYFLYAIGEKQIAKSLFPVGELEKPEVRRIAEQQDLITHNKKDSTGICFIGERKFTDFLQEYLPAQPGDIVTPTGEVIGQHQGLMYHTLGQRKGLGIGGLQNSNENPWYVVGKDMDNNRLLVAQGADHPALFSYGLIAKQCDWVDRTPKKSTFRCTVKTRYRQQDIPCTVTPLDDDTLKVIFDTAQAAVTPGQSAVFYNDEVCLGGAIIEEHLQK; the protein is encoded by the coding sequence ATGACAGACAATAGCCAAGTTAAAGTGATCGTCGGAATGTCCGGCGGTGTAGATTCCTCAGTATCTGCGTATTTATTACAGCAGCAGGGGTATCTGGTCGAAGGGCTATTTATGAAAAACTGGGAAGAGGATGATACCGATCAGTATTGCGCCGCAGCCCAAGACCTTGAAGATGCACAGTCTGTCTGTGATAAATTAGGCATTCCACTACATACTATTAATTTCGCAGCAGAATACTGGGACAATGTATTTGAGCATTTTCTTGCCGAATACAAAGCGGGTCGTACGCCAAATCCGGATATTATGTGTAATAAAGAAATTAAATTTAAAGCATTTTTAGAGTTTGCCGCAGAAGATCTCGGTGCAGATTATATTGCCACGGGTCATTACGTGCGCCGTCGTGAAGTTGATGGTCACGTACAATTATTACGCGGTTTAGATAATAATAAAGACCAAAGCTACTTTCTCTATGCGATTGGTGAAAAACAAATTGCCAAAAGTCTGTTCCCTGTCGGTGAATTAGAAAAGCCGGAAGTGCGCCGAATAGCAGAACAACAAGATTTGATCACCCATAATAAAAAAGACAGTACGGGTATCTGTTTTATTGGAGAACGTAAATTTACTGATTTTTTACAGGAATATTTACCAGCACAACCGGGTGATATTGTGACACCGACCGGCGAAGTCATTGGTCAGCATCAGGGTTTGATGTATCACACCCTTGGCCAACGTAAAGGTTTAGGTATTGGCGGTTTACAAAACTCCAATGAAAATCCCTGGTATGTTGTTGGCAAAGATATGGACAACAACCGTTTATTGGTTGCCCAGGGTGCGGATCATCCTGCACTGTTCTCCTACGGTTTGATTGCCAAACAGTGTGATTGGGTTGACAGAACACCTAAAAAATCAACCTTTAGATGTACAGTCAAAACGCGTTACCGCCAACAAGATATCCCATGCACTGTCACGCCGCTTGATGATGATACATTAAAGGTTATTTTTGACACAGCCCAAGCGGCAGTAACTCCGGGGCAGTCAGCAGTATTTTATAACGATGAAGTATGTTTAGGTGGCGCGATCATTGAAGAGCATTTGCAAAAGTAA
- the hflD gene encoding high frequency lysogenization protein HflD, which translates to MSFNNIESRCLAFAAICQAAYLLDKIATKGLCPDAVAFDASLQSIMRVESDSPIEIFGGYDVLEVGFKSMIEQLDNGSNSRNMQVTKYIIGMISLEKKLSNNSSTLNLLSQRINQVQRQLAHFDINDSSVLSNLDSIYKDLISTLGPKIQINGSPTCLQQEHTQHKIRALLLAGVRAAVLWRQLGGKRRQLIFSRKAMIHQTKQNLHRV; encoded by the coding sequence ATGTCATTTAACAATATAGAATCTCGTTGTCTCGCTTTTGCAGCCATCTGCCAGGCGGCTTATCTTCTTGATAAAATAGCAACCAAAGGATTATGCCCCGATGCGGTTGCTTTTGATGCTTCTTTACAATCAATTATGCGCGTTGAAAGTGACTCTCCAATAGAGATCTTTGGTGGTTATGACGTACTTGAAGTTGGTTTTAAAAGCATGATTGAGCAATTGGATAACGGTAGTAATAGCCGCAATATGCAGGTCACTAAATATATTATCGGTATGATAAGCCTTGAGAAAAAACTGAGTAATAACAGTTCAACACTTAATCTCCTCAGCCAACGTATCAATCAGGTTCAACGTCAACTGGCCCATTTTGATATTAATGACAGCAGTGTACTGAGTAACTTAGATTCTATCTATAAAGATCTTATCAGTACCTTAGGGCCCAAGATTCAAATCAATGGCAGTCCTACCTGCCTGCAACAAGAACATACTCAGCACAAAATCCGCGCATTATTATTAGCCGGTGTACGTGCCGCGGTATTATGGCGTCAACTGGGCGGTAAACGTCGTCAACTAATTTTTTCCCGTAAGGCGATGATCCACCAAACAAAACAAAATTTACACCGTGTTTGA
- a CDS encoding universal stress protein has product MSYKHILVAVDLSKSSEKVISRAVLLAKDTNAKVSLIFVDVDNVSNIGLVNLEIDSLPSIEEREKTLQQDLQALAVKADYPIENAIIVMGNFNRRVNAAVEKIGADLLVCGHHHDFWSRLLSATRKILNSTTTDLLIIYLDS; this is encoded by the coding sequence ATGAGCTATAAACATATATTAGTTGCAGTTGATTTATCTAAATCAAGTGAGAAAGTGATCAGTAGGGCTGTCTTGTTGGCTAAAGATACAAACGCTAAAGTTTCACTTATTTTTGTCGACGTAGATAACGTATCTAACATTGGACTTGTGAATTTAGAAATTGATAGCCTGCCTTCTATTGAGGAAAGAGAGAAAACATTACAACAAGACCTGCAGGCCTTAGCTGTTAAAGCTGATTATCCTATTGAAAATGCCATTATAGTAATGGGAAATTTTAACCGCAGGGTAAACGCAGCCGTTGAAAAAATAGGTGCTGACCTATTGGTTTGTGGGCATCACCATGATTTTTGGAGTCGATTACTATCAGCCACACGTAAAATACTTAATTCGACAACTACCGATCTATTAATTATTTATCTTGATAGCTAA
- the adk gene encoding adenylate kinase — protein sequence MRIILLGAPGAGKGTQAQFMMDKYGIPQISTGDMLRAAAKAGTELGLKAKELMDAGQLVSDELIIDLVKERISAEDCAKGFLLDGFPRTIPQADAMKTAGVAVDFVLEFDVPDEEIVKRMAGRRVHAGSGRTYHIVYNPPKVADKDDVTGDDLSIRPDDEESTVRKRLDIYHTQTEPLVAYYKNEAGQGNGEYHKFDGTKTVDVISAELATVLG from the coding sequence ATGCGCATTATCTTGTTAGGTGCTCCAGGTGCCGGAAAAGGTACACAGGCTCAATTTATGATGGACAAATATGGCATTCCGCAAATCTCTACGGGTGACATGTTACGTGCAGCAGCAAAAGCAGGCACAGAACTTGGTTTAAAAGCAAAAGAGCTAATGGACGCAGGGCAACTTGTTTCTGATGAATTAATTATTGATTTAGTAAAAGAGCGTATTAGCGCAGAAGACTGTGCTAAAGGTTTCCTACTTGATGGATTCCCTCGTACTATCCCACAGGCTGATGCAATGAAAACAGCTGGTGTTGCGGTTGATTTCGTACTTGAATTTGATGTGCCAGATGAAGAGATAGTTAAACGTATGGCGGGTCGTCGTGTCCATGCGGGTTCTGGTCGTACTTACCACATTGTTTACAACCCGCCAAAAGTAGCGGATAAAGATGATGTAACTGGTGATGACCTGTCGATTCGTCCTGATGATGAAGAGTCAACCGTGCGTAAACGTCTTGATATTTACCATACTCAGACGGAGCCGCTTGTTGCTTATTATAAAAATGAAGCTGGGCAGGGTAATGGCGAATATCATAAATTTGATGGCACTAAAACTGTTGACGTTATCAGTGCTGAGTTAGCAACTGTTCTTGGTTAA